The proteins below are encoded in one region of Nitrososphaerota archaeon:
- a CDS encoding alpha-ribazole phosphatase CobZ, producing MSLLEYLEEKGISLEDLIDTALELFVPHPGVETREEAARILKEEFIDALSDVNVSCMVVACFRAEEDAKAGLIPGLTRERFLGRPGLVADELLGMAIACYIAGAKGIFEFIRFDQAKPGILKKLGPISNDAIGGLIAGVSSNMYTRALREHKAQK from the coding sequence ATGTCGCTGCTGGAATACCTCGAAGAAAAAGGAATTTCACTAGAAGATCTAATAGACACCGCGTTGGAACTTTTTGTCCCTCATCCCGGTGTTGAAACCAGAGAAGAGGCTGCTAGGATCTTAAAGGAGGAGTTTATAGACGCTTTATCGGATGTAAATGTTTCCTGCATGGTCGTCGCGTGTTTCAGAGCTGAGGAAGACGCGAAGGCGGGTTTGATCCCTGGCTTAACGAGGGAGAGGTTTTTGGGGCGCCCTGGGCTGGTAGCTGACGAACTCTTAGGCATGGCTATAGCGTGTTACATTGCTGGGGCGAAAGGTATCTTTGAATTCATCAGGTTTGATCAAGCGAAACCCGGAATCTTAAAGAAGCTCGGACCAATCTCTAACGACGCTATCGGAGGGTTGATCGCGGGCGTCTCATCCAACATGTATACACGAGCCCTAAGAGAACATAAAGCCCAAAAATGA
- a CDS encoding ABC transporter substrate-binding protein gives MRIASLSPAVTETLVSLGLEDEIVGVTPWCKMYLNDVGKKIVGTYRSILFDRLKEVKPDLVFLQSRVHDKVVDAVRGEGFNAHLIPLPTNIYSIISHVIVDIGALVDRNYEARELGERLLSRVLKISERTTGVKRLKVYAEYLWADKTFSSAGAFTFIDDGVRVAGGENIFRDTLREFFNPSDEDIVCRNPEAVLVNIEPPLEKLTAEEYKRLRKPLKNTEAFRENKVILVKERKDVNLAHFGPSFIDTVSGLRKNLRNLSEGFEA, from the coding sequence ATGAGGATCGCTAGTCTATCCCCTGCCGTCACCGAGACTCTTGTGTCGCTGGGCCTAGAGGATGAGATTGTCGGTGTGACCCCTTGGTGTAAAATGTACTTAAACGATGTGGGTAAGAAGATTGTAGGGACATACCGAAGCATTTTATTCGATAGACTCAAAGAGGTTAAACCTGACTTGGTTTTCCTCCAGTCAAGGGTTCACGATAAGGTGGTTGACGCTGTGAGGGGCGAGGGTTTTAATGCACATCTAATACCACTTCCTACAAACATCTACTCAATAATATCCCACGTAATCGTAGACATAGGCGCGTTGGTTGATAGAAATTATGAAGCTAGGGAGCTGGGAGAAAGATTGCTGAGCAGAGTGCTTAAGATTTCAGAGAGAACCACTGGTGTGAAGAGGCTTAAAGTCTATGCGGAGTATCTGTGGGCTGATAAAACATTTTCAAGCGCTGGCGCGTTCACATTTATAGACGATGGTGTAAGGGTCGCGGGTGGTGAAAACATATTCAGAGATACCCTACGAGAATTCTTCAACCCCTCTGATGAGGATATTGTATGTAGAAATCCTGAGGCGGTACTAGTTAATATAGAGCCCCCTTTAGAGAAATTAACCGCAGAGGAGTATAAGAGGCTCAGAAAGCCGTTGAAAAACACCGAAGCGTTCAGAGAAAACAAAGTTATTCTAGTTAAAGAGCGCAAGGATGTTAATCTGGCACACTTTGGCCCCTCGTTCATAGATACTGTGAGTGGCTTACGCAAGAATTTGAGAAACTTAAGTGAAGGGTTTGAAGCATAA
- a CDS encoding cobalamin biosynthesis protein yields MFDPLIVLLLALAIDLAFGEPPRRLHLTVWMGRFIEATEPRMRRLKNERAAGALFAVFTVASFTTMGFLVSLIYYYNFVIWVAASAFFLKMTFALRCMFEHINPIISSLKAGNVEGSRKYLSMVVRRDTSTLDQQHIASGAIETVAEGFVDGFISPLFFYLLFGLPGAVAYRAINTLDSMVGYKDERYLRFGWASAKLDTIANYIPSRLTYLIFALASFILKMDWRGALKIGRVYHASTPSLNAGWPMSTMAGALRVRLEKIGSYTLGEDLEPLSPKKIKDSLNVYAVSAAITVLLFSILIAARSF; encoded by the coding sequence ATGTTTGACCCATTAATAGTGCTGCTTCTTGCGCTAGCTATTGATCTTGCTTTTGGGGAGCCGCCTCGCCGCCTACACCTCACGGTCTGGATGGGAAGGTTTATCGAGGCGACGGAGCCTCGGATGAGGCGCCTGAAAAATGAGCGGGCAGCGGGCGCGTTGTTTGCGGTTTTCACGGTAGCCTCTTTCACGACAATGGGGTTTTTAGTTTCGTTGATTTACTACTACAACTTTGTTATCTGGGTTGCCGCTTCGGCATTCTTCTTGAAGATGACGTTCGCCCTGAGGTGTATGTTCGAGCACATTAACCCCATCATTTCTTCGTTGAAAGCGGGGAACGTCGAAGGATCCAGAAAATACCTTTCGATGGTGGTGAGGAGGGACACTTCTACCCTAGATCAGCAGCATATCGCTTCTGGAGCAATCGAGACGGTTGCTGAGGGATTCGTTGACGGCTTCATCTCCCCGCTCTTCTTTTATCTGCTCTTCGGCCTTCCGGGAGCGGTGGCATACAGGGCTATAAATACGCTGGACTCGATGGTTGGATACAAGGATGAGAGGTATTTGAGGTTTGGCTGGGCCTCGGCCAAGCTCGATACTATAGCGAATTACATACCTTCTCGCCTTACTTATCTGATATTTGCCCTCGCCTCCTTTATCTTGAAGATGGACTGGAGGGGCGCCCTCAAGATAGGTAGGGTTTACCACGCTTCAACTCCAAGTTTAAACGCTGGGTGGCCTATGTCGACGATGGCTGGGGCATTGAGGGTAAGGTTGGAGAAGATCGGCTCATATACACTAGGGGAGGATTTAGAGCCCCTTTCACCCAAAAAGATCAAGGACTCATTAAACGTCTACGCGGTCTCAGCAGCCATAACAGTCCTGCTCTTCTCCATATTAATTGCTGCGAGGAGTTTCTAA